Proteins from one Salmonella bongori NCTC 12419 genomic window:
- the sufA gene encoding Fe-S cluster assembly scaffold SufA — protein MELHSGTFNPEDFAWRGLTLTPAAAAHIRELVAKQPGMLGVRLSVKQTGCAGFGYVLDAVSEPDKDDLVFEAEGARLFAPLQAMPFIDGTEVDYVQEGLNQLFKFHNPRAQNECGCGESFGV, from the coding sequence ATGGAATTGCATTCAGGAACGTTTAATCCGGAAGATTTCGCCTGGCGAGGGCTAACGTTAACACCTGCGGCGGCAGCGCACATTCGTGAACTGGTGGCAAAGCAGCCTGGTATGTTGGGCGTGCGATTAAGCGTCAAACAGACGGGATGCGCCGGGTTTGGCTATGTTCTGGATGCCGTCAGTGAGCCGGATAAAGACGATCTGGTCTTTGAAGCTGAAGGCGCCAGGCTCTTTGCGCCGTTACAGGCGATGCCTTTTATTGACGGAACAGAAGTGGATTATGTGCAGGAAGGGCTGAACCAGTTATTTAAATTTCATAACCCCAGGGCCCAGAACGAATGCGGCTGCGGCGAAAGTTTTGGGGTATAG
- the ldtE gene encoding L,D-transpeptidase LdtE: protein MKRASFITVTLIGAYSALQAAWAVDYPLPPVGSRLIGQNQTYTVQESDKNLQAIARRFDTAAMLILEANNTIAPVPRPGTLITIPSQMLLPDAPREGVIVNLAELRLYYYPPGENRVQVYPIGIGLQGLETPVMDTRIGQKIPNPTWTPTAGIRQRSLERGITLPPVVPAGPNNPLGRYALRLAHGNGEYLIHGTSAPDSVGLRVSSGCIRMNAPDIKALFEQVKTGTPVKVINQPVKFSVEPNGIRYVEVHRPLSPEEEQNVQTMPYVLPAEFTSFRNAKEVDSRLIDKALYRRAGYPVSVSAGQTPVATTTAVESAQNGFVGEEGATRATQ, encoded by the coding sequence ATGAAACGTGCGTCTTTCATTACTGTTACACTTATTGGCGCGTATAGCGCATTACAGGCAGCCTGGGCAGTAGATTATCCATTACCGCCCGTAGGTAGCCGTCTTATTGGTCAGAATCAAACCTATACCGTACAGGAAAGTGATAAAAACCTGCAGGCTATTGCCCGGCGTTTTGATACGGCGGCGATGCTCATTCTGGAAGCGAACAATACGATTGCGCCGGTGCCCAGGCCCGGTACGCTGATTACCATTCCTTCGCAGATGCTATTGCCGGATGCGCCAAGGGAGGGGGTTATCGTCAACCTCGCAGAATTACGGTTATACTACTATCCGCCCGGCGAAAATCGCGTCCAGGTATATCCCATTGGTATTGGTTTACAGGGGCTGGAAACGCCCGTTATGGATACCCGGATAGGGCAAAAGATCCCTAATCCGACATGGACGCCGACGGCGGGTATCCGCCAGCGTTCGCTTGAGCGGGGCATTACATTGCCGCCGGTGGTGCCTGCCGGACCAAATAACCCGCTGGGCCGCTATGCGTTGCGTCTGGCGCACGGTAACGGCGAGTATCTCATTCATGGCACCAGCGCCCCGGATAGCGTTGGCCTGCGCGTAAGCTCCGGCTGCATTCGTATGAACGCGCCAGATATCAAAGCGTTATTTGAGCAAGTCAAAACGGGGACGCCGGTCAAAGTGATTAACCAGCCGGTGAAATTCTCAGTCGAACCGAATGGTATCCGCTATGTTGAGGTGCACCGGCCATTATCGCCTGAGGAAGAGCAAAACGTACAGACGATGCCATACGTGCTGCCAGCGGAGTTTACGTCGTTCAGAAACGCGAAAGAGGTGGATAGCCGTCTGATCGATAAGGCGCTATACCGCCGGGCCGGATATCCCGTTAGCGTGAGCGCCGGGCAGACGCCAGTGGCTACTACGACGGCGGTTGAATCTGCACAGAACGGTTTTGTGGGGGAAGAGGGAGCCACGCGTGCGACGCAGTAG
- the sufD gene encoding Fe-S cluster assembly protein SufD produces the protein MAGLPNSNKALQQWQQLFEEQGESRTEQARQHLQQMLRLGLPTRKHEDWKYTPLDGLIQNQFIRQFTAISSAQRDALALQIDAVRLVFVDGQFMPELSDNTQSSGFKVSVKDERQMLAEPVQPEVFLHLTESLAQRVTYIQVARNQRPAKPLLLMHITQGVDGDELNTAHYRHHLELAEGAEATVIEHYVSFDEANHFTGARMTMQVAANAQLRHIKLVFENASSYHFAHNDLLLAADAQAFSHSFLLGATVLRHHTSSRLNGENATLRLNSLAMPIKNEVCDTRTWLEHNKGYCNSRQLHKTIVSDKGRAVFNGLINVAQHAIKTDGQMTNNNLLLGKLAEVDTKPQLEIYADDVKCSHGATVGRIDDEQMFYLQSRGIRQQEARHMILYAFAAELTEAIHDAALKQQVLARIGLRLPGGLA, from the coding sequence ATGGCTGGCTTACCGAACAGCAATAAGGCGTTGCAACAATGGCAGCAGCTTTTTGAAGAACAAGGTGAAAGCCGTACGGAGCAGGCAAGACAACATTTACAACAGATGCTGCGCCTGGGATTACCAACGCGCAAGCACGAAGACTGGAAATACACACCGCTTGACGGCTTAATCCAGAATCAGTTTATCCGTCAGTTTACGGCCATTAGCAGCGCACAGCGTGATGCGCTGGCGCTACAAATCGATGCCGTACGGCTGGTGTTTGTCGACGGACAGTTTATGCCTGAACTCAGCGACAATACGCAAAGTAGCGGATTTAAGGTTAGCGTCAAAGATGAGCGTCAGATGCTTGCCGAGCCGGTGCAGCCGGAGGTTTTTCTGCATCTCACAGAAAGCCTGGCACAACGTGTAACGTACATTCAGGTAGCGCGAAATCAGCGTCCGGCTAAGCCCCTCCTGTTAATGCACATCACCCAGGGCGTGGATGGAGACGAACTGAACACCGCACACTATCGTCATCATCTGGAACTGGCAGAAGGCGCGGAGGCGACGGTAATTGAGCATTATGTCAGCTTTGATGAAGCAAACCATTTCACTGGCGCGCGGATGACGATGCAGGTCGCAGCAAATGCGCAACTGCGCCATATCAAACTGGTGTTTGAAAATGCGTCCAGCTACCATTTTGCGCATAATGATCTTTTGTTGGCGGCAGACGCTCAGGCATTTAGCCACAGTTTTCTGTTGGGCGCCACGGTGCTACGCCACCATACCAGCAGCCGGCTAAATGGCGAAAATGCGACGCTTCGCCTTAATAGTCTGGCGATGCCGATAAAAAACGAAGTGTGCGATACGCGGACCTGGCTGGAGCATAACAAAGGCTATTGTAACAGCCGCCAGTTACATAAAACCATTGTCAGCGATAAAGGGCGAGCGGTTTTTAACGGTCTCATTAACGTGGCGCAACACGCCATCAAAACTGACGGCCAGATGACCAATAATAATCTCTTGCTAGGAAAACTGGCTGAAGTCGATACCAAACCGCAATTAGAGATCTATGCGGATGACGTGAAGTGCAGCCATGGCGCAACGGTTGGCCGTATTGACGATGAGCAGATGTTTTATCTGCAATCGCGCGGTATCAGGCAGCAAGAGGCGCGTCACATGATCCTTTACGCATTTGCCGCTGAGTTAACGGAAGCCATTCATGATGCCGCGCTTAAACAACAGGTGCTGGCGAGAATCGGCCTGCGTCTTCCCGGAGGTTTAGCATGA
- the sufC gene encoding Fe-S cluster assembly ATPase SufC — translation MLSIKDLQVSVEEKAILRGLNLEIRPGEVHAIMGPNGSGKSTLSATLAGREDYEVTGGSVTFKGKDLLELSPEERAGEGIFMAFQYPVEIPGVSNQFFLQTALNAVRAWRGQASLDRFDFQDLMEEKIALLNMPEDLLTRSVNVGFSGGEKKRNDILQMAVLEPELCILDESDSGLDIDALKIVAEGVNALRDDKRAFIIVTHYQRILDYIKPDYVHVLYQGRIVRSGDFTLVKQLEEQGYGWLTEQQ, via the coding sequence ATGTTAAGCATCAAAGATTTACAGGTCAGTGTGGAAGAAAAAGCGATTTTGCGTGGCCTGAATCTGGAGATTCGCCCCGGCGAAGTTCACGCCATTATGGGGCCGAACGGTTCCGGAAAAAGCACGCTCTCCGCCACGCTGGCGGGACGTGAAGATTATGAGGTCACCGGCGGCTCGGTTACGTTCAAAGGTAAAGATCTGCTTGAACTGTCGCCGGAGGAACGGGCGGGCGAAGGGATTTTTATGGCCTTCCAGTACCCGGTAGAAATCCCCGGCGTCAGTAACCAGTTTTTCCTGCAAACTGCGCTGAATGCCGTGCGCGCCTGGCGTGGGCAGGCGTCGCTGGACCGTTTTGATTTTCAGGACTTGATGGAAGAAAAGATCGCCTTGCTGAACATGCCGGAAGATTTGCTGACCCGTTCAGTGAACGTTGGTTTTTCCGGCGGGGAGAAAAAGCGCAATGACATTTTGCAAATGGCGGTGCTGGAGCCGGAATTGTGCATTCTTGATGAGTCTGACTCCGGGCTGGATATCGATGCGCTGAAAATTGTCGCGGAGGGTGTCAACGCGCTGCGTGACGATAAACGCGCTTTTATTATCGTGACCCACTATCAGCGCATACTGGACTACATCAAACCTGATTACGTCCATGTCCTCTATCAGGGGCGAATTGTCCGATCCGGCGATTTTACTCTGGTCAAACAACTGGAGGAGCAGGGTTATGGCTGGCTTACCGAACAGCAATAA
- the lpp gene encoding murein lipoprotein Lpp: MNRTKLVLGAVILGSTLLAGCSSNAKIDQLSSDVQTLNAKVDQLSNDVNAMRSDVQAAKDDAARANQRLDNQATKYRK; the protein is encoded by the coding sequence ATGAATCGTACTAAACTGGTACTGGGCGCGGTAATCCTGGGTTCTACTCTGCTGGCTGGTTGCTCCAGCAACGCTAAAATCGATCAGCTGTCTTCTGACGTTCAGACTCTGAACGCTAAAGTTGACCAGCTGAGCAACGACGTGAACGCAATGCGTTCCGACGTTCAGGCTGCTAAAGACGACGCAGCTCGCGCTAACCAGCGTCTGGACAACCAGGCTACTAAATACCGTAAGTAA
- the sufS gene encoding cysteine desulfurase SufS has translation MTFPVEKVRADFPVLQREINGLPLAYLDSAASAQKPNQVIDAESAFYRHGYAAVHRGIHTLSAQATERMENVRKQASQFINARSAEELVFVRGTTEGINLVANSWGTDNVRAGDNIIISEMEHHANIVPWQMLCERKGAELRVIPLNPDGTLRLEVLATLFDDRTRLLAITHVSNVLGTENPLTEIIALARQQGAKVLVDGAQAVMHHAVDVQALDCDFYVFSGHKLYGPTGIGILYVKEALLQEMPPWEGGGSMIATVSLTQGTTWAKAPWRFEAGTPNTGGIIGLGAAIDYVMSLGLDKIGEYEQMLMHYALEQLARVPDLTLYGPAQRLGVIAFNLGKHHAYDVGSFLDNYGIAVRTGHHCAMPLMAWYGVPAMCRASLAMYNTHEDVDRLVAGLMRIHRLLG, from the coding sequence ATGACATTTCCTGTTGAAAAGGTACGGGCCGATTTTCCCGTATTGCAGCGTGAAATTAACGGCCTGCCGCTGGCTTATCTGGACAGTGCGGCCAGCGCCCAGAAGCCCAATCAGGTGATTGACGCTGAATCTGCCTTCTATCGCCATGGCTATGCAGCGGTACACCGTGGTATCCATACATTAAGCGCGCAGGCGACCGAGCGCATGGAAAATGTGCGTAAGCAGGCGTCGCAGTTTATTAACGCCCGCTCCGCAGAAGAACTGGTTTTTGTACGCGGCACTACGGAGGGCATTAACCTTGTCGCCAACAGTTGGGGAACGGATAACGTACGGGCCGGGGATAACATTATTATCAGTGAGATGGAGCATCACGCCAATATCGTCCCGTGGCAGATGTTGTGTGAGCGTAAAGGCGCTGAACTGCGCGTGATCCCGCTGAACCCTGACGGTACGCTGCGCCTGGAGGTTCTGGCGACTCTGTTTGATGACCGAACGCGACTGCTGGCCATTACTCATGTTTCCAACGTGCTGGGGACGGAAAACCCGTTGACGGAGATAATAGCGCTGGCGCGCCAGCAGGGAGCGAAAGTGTTGGTGGATGGTGCCCAGGCCGTGATGCACCATGCCGTTGACGTCCAGGCGCTGGACTGCGATTTTTACGTTTTTTCCGGCCATAAACTCTATGGGCCGACCGGCATCGGCATTCTTTATGTGAAAGAGGCGTTGCTGCAAGAAATGCCGCCATGGGAAGGCGGCGGGTCTATGATAGCGACCGTCAGCCTGACGCAGGGAACCACATGGGCGAAAGCGCCCTGGCGCTTTGAAGCGGGAACGCCGAATACCGGCGGCATCATCGGTCTTGGCGCGGCAATTGACTATGTGATGTCGTTGGGGCTGGATAAAATTGGTGAGTATGAGCAAATGCTGATGCATTATGCGCTGGAGCAACTGGCGAGGGTGCCTGATCTCACACTCTACGGCCCGGCGCAGCGGCTGGGCGTCATCGCCTTTAATCTGGGTAAACACCATGCCTACGATGTCGGCAGTTTCCTCGATAATTACGGTATTGCGGTACGGACCGGCCATCACTGCGCGATGCCGCTGATGGCCTGGTATGGCGTGCCGGCAATGTGCCGGGCTTCGCTGGCGATGTATAACACCCATGAAGACGTGGATCGGCTGGTGGCGGGGCTAATGCGTATCCACCGTTTATTGGGATAA
- the sufE gene encoding cysteine desulfuration protein SufE, translating into MAVLPDREKLLRNFTRCANWEEKYLYIIELGQRLVELHPQDRNSQTTIQGCQSQVWIVMRRNADGIIELQGDSDAAIVKGLMAVVFILYHQMTAQDIVNFDVRPWFEKMALAQHLTPSRSQGLEAMIRAIRAKAATLS; encoded by the coding sequence ATGGCTGTACTACCAGATAGAGAAAAACTGTTGCGTAACTTTACGCGTTGCGCTAACTGGGAAGAAAAATATTTATACATTATTGAGTTAGGGCAGCGTCTGGTAGAGCTACATCCGCAGGATCGTAATTCGCAGACGACGATCCAGGGCTGCCAGAGCCAGGTATGGATCGTGATGCGGCGAAATGCCGACGGTATTATCGAATTACAGGGCGACAGCGATGCGGCCATCGTCAAAGGTCTTATGGCGGTGGTATTTATTTTGTATCACCAAATGACGGCGCAAGATATTGTGAATTTCGATGTACGGCCATGGTTTGAAAAAATGGCGCTTGCGCAGCATCTCACGCCTTCGCGATCGCAGGGACTGGAGGCAATGATTCGCGCGATTCGCGCTAAGGCTGCAACTCTTAGCTAA
- the sufB gene encoding Fe-S cluster assembly protein SufB, with translation MSRNTEATEEVGIWTGGRLNYKEGFFTQLPTDELEKGISEEVVRAISAKRNEPEWMLEFRLNAYNAWLEMDEPHWLKAHYDKLNYQDYSYYSAPSCGSCDDSCVAQPGAVQQTGANAFLSKEVEEAFEQLGVPVREGKEVAVDAIFDSVSVATTYREKLAEQGIIFCSFGEAIQDHPDLVRKYLGTVVPANDNFFAALNAAVASDGTFIYVPKGVRCPMELSTYFRINAEKTGQFERTILVADEGSYVSYIEGCSAPVRDSYQLHAAVVEVIIHKDAEVKYSTVQNWFPGDNNTGGILNFVTKRALCEGENSKMSWTQSETGSAITWKYPSCILRGDNSIGEFYSVALTSGHQQADTGTKMIHIGKNTRSTIISKGISAGYSQNSYRGLVKIMPTATNARNFTQCDSMLIGADCGAHTFPYVECRNNSAQLEHEATTSRIGEDQLFYCLQRGISEEDAISMIVNGFCKDVFSELPLEFAVEAQKLLAISLEHSVG, from the coding sequence ATGTCTCGTAATACTGAAGCAACGGAAGAGGTCGGCATCTGGACGGGCGGGCGTCTTAATTATAAAGAGGGATTTTTCACGCAATTACCTACTGATGAACTGGAAAAAGGCATCAGCGAAGAGGTAGTGCGGGCGATTTCCGCAAAACGCAACGAACCTGAGTGGATGCTGGAATTTCGTCTCAACGCTTATAACGCCTGGCTGGAAATGGATGAGCCACACTGGTTGAAGGCGCACTACGATAAGTTGAACTATCAGGACTACAGTTATTACTCTGCGCCGTCATGCGGGAGCTGCGATGATAGCTGCGTTGCGCAACCGGGCGCCGTACAGCAAACGGGCGCAAACGCCTTTTTGAGCAAAGAGGTTGAAGAGGCTTTCGAGCAGCTTGGCGTTCCGGTTCGCGAAGGGAAAGAAGTGGCTGTAGATGCGATTTTCGACTCCGTATCTGTGGCGACCACATATCGTGAAAAACTGGCGGAACAGGGCATTATTTTCTGCTCTTTCGGTGAGGCGATACAAGACCACCCTGATCTGGTCAGGAAGTACCTTGGTACAGTCGTCCCGGCGAACGATAACTTTTTTGCCGCGCTGAATGCGGCGGTTGCCTCTGACGGGACGTTTATTTATGTCCCCAAAGGTGTGCGTTGCCCAATGGAGTTATCCACCTATTTTCGTATTAACGCCGAAAAAACCGGTCAGTTTGAGCGCACTATTCTGGTGGCGGATGAAGGCAGCTACGTGAGCTATATCGAAGGATGTTCTGCGCCCGTACGCGACAGTTACCAACTTCATGCCGCGGTCGTGGAAGTTATTATTCATAAAGACGCTGAAGTGAAATATTCCACCGTACAAAACTGGTTTCCTGGCGACAACAATACAGGCGGTATTCTGAATTTTGTGACTAAGCGTGCGCTGTGCGAAGGGGAAAACAGCAAAATGTCATGGACTCAGTCGGAAACCGGTTCAGCGATCACCTGGAAATACCCGAGCTGTATTCTTCGTGGTGATAATTCTATTGGCGAGTTTTATTCTGTCGCACTGACCAGTGGACATCAGCAGGCCGATACCGGCACGAAAATGATCCATATCGGTAAAAATACACGCTCAACGATCATCTCAAAAGGTATCTCCGCCGGGTATAGCCAGAATAGCTACCGTGGGCTGGTAAAAATTATGCCGACGGCCACCAACGCCCGGAATTTCACACAGTGCGACTCCATGTTGATTGGCGCGGACTGCGGCGCGCATACGTTCCCGTACGTTGAATGCCGTAATAACAGCGCGCAACTGGAGCATGAGGCGACCACATCACGCATCGGCGAAGATCAGCTTTTCTATTGCCTGCAACGCGGCATCAGCGAAGAAGACGCTATTTCGATGATCGTCAACGGTTTCTGTAAAGATGTTTTCTCGGAACTGCCGCTGGAGTTCGCCGTTGAAGCGCAAAAACTGCTGGCGATTAGCCTTGAGCACAGCGTCGGTTAA